In Planctomycetota bacterium, one DNA window encodes the following:
- the feoB gene encoding ferrous iron transport protein B, whose protein sequence is MMHSGTETDLKGKDKIALVGNPNVGKSVIFGLLTGQYVTVSNYPGTTVEVTNGIIRHDKTNAVLIDTPGINNLIPQSEDERVTRDILLEGVNYTVQVGDAKNLRRTLFITLQIAEMGLPYCLVLNMMDEAKSLGIEIDIQSLSKIISAPVIPTVAIERQGISSLFKIIQQRQALNESASRYAFVYDPLIEAAINRLISLFPDSNISRRFLALMFLSGDDSIIEHLCSAFSPEQIREMENIRDETARHFGQPLSYIINQARLKRIEEIVTEVEKHEIKQKLTFATSLGKLMMHPFWGIFMLLFVLWLIYEIVGVFGAGTMVNFLEKNVFGEYVNPAVIWLFEKIIPAALIRDFFTGNFGLITMAISYSFAIILPIVGTFFLVFSLLEDSGYLPRLAIMVNRLFHLVGLNGKAILPMVLGLGCGTMATMTTRILPTKKERLIATILLAVGVPCSAQLGVIMALLGGISWQAMLWWFAVVIIVMGIVGYLAGRVLKGTGSDFIMEIPPIRRPAVMNILTKTFARVKWYLKEVVPIFILGTAALWCLDKIGLLTVIEDFTSPVIKGMLGLPVEATRSFLIGFFRRDYGAAGLFDLHRQGLLTPHQIIVAAITITLFIPCFAQFLMMLKEHGWKTALAIVAFVFPLAILTGSLVNLILNILGV, encoded by the coding sequence ATGATGCATTCTGGAACCGAAACGGACCTCAAAGGCAAAGATAAAATCGCCCTGGTCGGTAACCCGAATGTGGGCAAAAGCGTCATCTTCGGCTTGCTCACCGGTCAATACGTCACCGTCTCCAATTATCCCGGCACTACGGTTGAAGTAACCAATGGAATTATCCGACATGATAAAACAAACGCCGTTTTAATAGATACCCCGGGCATTAATAACCTTATCCCCCAATCGGAAGACGAACGCGTTACCCGCGATATTCTACTGGAAGGCGTCAATTATACCGTCCAGGTGGGCGACGCCAAAAACCTGCGCCGGACTCTTTTCATCACCCTTCAGATTGCGGAGATGGGACTGCCTTATTGCCTCGTTTTAAATATGATGGACGAAGCCAAAAGCCTGGGAATTGAAATCGATATCCAATCGCTCAGTAAAATCATTTCGGCTCCGGTAATTCCGACCGTGGCAATCGAACGGCAGGGGATTTCCAGCCTCTTTAAAATTATCCAGCAAAGACAAGCCCTGAACGAAAGCGCATCGCGTTACGCCTTCGTTTATGACCCGTTAATAGAAGCCGCCATCAACCGGCTCATCAGCTTATTCCCGGATTCCAATATCAGCCGCCGGTTTTTAGCATTAATGTTCCTCTCCGGCGATGACAGTATTATCGAACACCTGTGCAGCGCATTCAGCCCTGAACAAATCCGTGAGATGGAAAATATACGGGATGAAACCGCCCGCCATTTCGGCCAGCCGTTAAGTTACATTATTAATCAGGCACGGCTTAAACGGATAGAAGAAATTGTAACTGAGGTTGAAAAGCATGAGATAAAACAAAAGCTGACTTTCGCAACCTCCCTCGGAAAACTGATGATGCACCCCTTCTGGGGCATTTTCATGCTATTGTTTGTCCTGTGGCTTATTTACGAAATAGTCGGCGTGTTCGGCGCCGGCACCATGGTAAACTTCCTGGAGAAAAACGTATTCGGTGAATATGTTAATCCGGCGGTGATTTGGCTGTTTGAAAAGATAATACCTGCCGCGCTCATCCGTGATTTCTTCACCGGCAACTTCGGTCTGATTACCATGGCGATTTCTTACAGCTTTGCCATCATCCTGCCGATTGTCGGGACGTTCTTCCTGGTCTTCAGCCTGCTGGAAGATTCCGGCTATCTCCCACGCCTGGCAATAATGGTCAACCGGCTGTTCCATCTTGTCGGATTAAACGGCAAAGCCATCCTGCCCATGGTCCTCGGCTTGGGATGCGGCACCATGGCAACCATGACAACCAGAATCCTGCCCACTAAAAAGGAGCGTCTTATCGCGACCATTCTCCTGGCCGTCGGCGTTCCCTGCTCGGCGCAATTAGGCGTCATCATGGCTTTACTGGGCGGCATCTCCTGGCAGGCAATGCTCTGGTGGTTCGCCGTTGTCATCATCGTTATGGGAATTGTCGGCTACCTTGCCGGACGAGTATTAAAAGGGACCGGCTCTGATTTTATCATGGAAATCCCCCCCATCCGGCGGCCGGCAGTAATGAATATCTTGACCAAAACATTTGCGCGTGTAAAATGGTATCTTAAAGAGGTTGTCCCGATTTTTATATTGGGCACCGCGGCTTTATGGTGCCTAGATAAAATCGGGCTGCTTACGGTAATTGAGGATTTTACCAGCCCGGTGATAAAAGGAATGCTGGGGCTGCCGGTTGAAGCAACCCGTTCATTCCTTATCGGGTTTTTCCGCAGGGATTACGGCGCGGCGGGGTTATTTGATTTGCATAGACAAGGATTATTGACCCCGCACCAGATTATCGTCGCCGCGATTACGATTACGCTGTTTATCCCCTGCTTCGCCCAGTTTTTGATGATGCTGAAGGAACACGGCTGGAAAACGGCGCTGGCTATCGTCGCGTTCGTTTTCCCGCTGGCAATCCTGACGGGAAGCCTGGTTAACCTGATTCTTAATATATTAGGGGTGTAA
- a CDS encoding metal-dependent transcriptional regulator has translation MKKRKEEILEMAWTNIEKGRFTRADIEKCTDERISADALEELIRENYLAETKDEIKLTPAGEREARRIIRAHRLSERLFTDVLDLPLPSIEPNACAFEHFLNPDVVDSICTLLGHPKECPHGRQIPPGPCCAKARHEVKSIVIPLSEIKSGSEAKVAYIATKHHQRLDQLTALGLIPGAVIRVHQTKPAYVVKIGETDIALDTEVIEDIYVRATNQKTCS, from the coding sequence ATGAAGAAACGAAAAGAAGAAATACTGGAAATGGCATGGACAAACATTGAAAAAGGCAGGTTCACCCGGGCGGACATAGAAAAATGCACGGATGAACGCATTTCCGCCGACGCCCTGGAAGAACTCATCAGGGAAAACTATCTCGCCGAAACTAAGGATGAAATCAAGCTGACGCCCGCGGGTGAGCGCGAAGCGCGCCGGATTATCCGCGCCCACCGCCTGAGCGAACGGCTCTTTACGGACGTCCTGGATTTGCCTCTGCCTTCAATCGAACCCAATGCCTGCGCGTTCGAGCACTTCCTTAACCCGGATGTCGTGGATTCCATCTGCACGCTATTGGGGCATCCCAAGGAATGCCCGCATGGACGCCAGATTCCTCCGGGACCCTGTTGCGCGAAAGCCCGTCATGAAGTAAAATCCATCGTCATCCCGTTATCGGAAATAAAAAGCGGCTCTGAAGCCAAAGTGGCTTATATCGCGACCAAACACCACCAGCGCCTGGACCAGCTTACCGCGCTCGGACTTATCCCCGGAGCCGTTATCCGCGTCCACCAGACCAAACCGGCTTACGTCGTTAAAATAGGCGAAACGGATATCGCCCTGGACACGGAGGTAATTGAAGATATCTATGTCAGGGCGACGAATCAAAAAACCTGTTCCTGA